The genomic window GCCCCATAGTATTTCGTATTGCTTGCTTGAACAAGATAGTTTTCTACCCACAGGAGCTTTTTCTAACCGAGCAGTATTCGCGTATTCGCCTTAAAGGAAAGAGATAAGATTGAGATAAATTGGGGGGCATTACACAGTACCAAAACTATAGCTTTTCCTGTCTGTCTTTTCCGTTAGCACAAATCCGGGTGCGGATGACACCACTGACCCTGTTCTTTATCCCGACTGGACCACGCCTTTCACCTTTCTTTGTAAAACAAACCCAATATCTTGACTTTCCAATGTCGCAAGTCAATCAGAAAAGGAGAATCCGGGTACTGTCAACCAAGTTCAGATAACCAAATAAACAAGTATAGTATCTTTGGATCAATTGAGAAGCTTCAAGTCCGTTATTATCTCAATCCGTATATTTTGCTTTCTTTCGCCCTTGCTTGTGGGTCCTGATCGAGCAAGACTACGTCCTATCTATCGTCACCTCTCCAAACCCAATATCTTGACCGGAACCATGTTCAGTGCTGCAAAAGCAGCCCCCTAGAATCTTCGGCTCCTCGTTTTTATTCAATTATGAAATGACTCATTTTAATGGAGATTTATAGCATCATTCAAGTAAATGCAAATTGAGATCGTAGAAACATGAGCTTGTGATATAGCTACACCTAATTCCAGACCGGTTAATGCTAGAACTATAAATAAGGGACCAAGATCTCCTATGAAATAGAAAATATTATTCAGAAATAGCATAGTCCAAGCAAACCCACTTAAAATCTTTACTAAACTATGACCGGCCATCATATTAGCAAATAAACGTATTCCTAAGCTTAATGCACGAAAACAATAAGAGATTAGCTCAAGGAGTACTAAGAAGGGTGCTAACGGAAGTGGGACTCCCGCAGGTAATAAGAAGCTAAAAAAATGAAGCCCATGTCTTTGAAATCCAACGATCGTAATGCCTataaaaatggaaaatgaaaGAGCCAAAGTAATGAGAAAATGACTTGTCACTGTGAAGCTAAAGGGTATCATACCCTGGGGGTTACGAAATAACGAAAAAGTAAAAGTGACCGAGATGCGAGGGAAAAACTTTTGTTTCACATTTCCGGAAAGACCACCTATTTGTTCGTTTACCAGGTTCAGCACGAAATCATAAATTAGCTCGACCAAGGATTGTAATGCATTTGGCACTGACTTTCCACCTCCCTTTTTCGTAACAACAAAAAACAGAAGTAGGACCAAACCGACAGTCAGCAGCATAGACAAGGATAGATTTGTGAATGATAAATAAAACTGGCCCATATGAAGAGGAATGTAGGGGTGAATGGCAAATTGATCCAGTGGGCTCCCCAAAAAACCAACCAAATTCGTAACAACCTCACCTGTTGTTCCAACCAAATTCGTAACAATATCACCTGTTGTTCCGTTCTCTCCCAATAATGATGAGAGAGGGGAGGAAGATCCAAAAGGACTATTCGGATCGCTTACTGTTGTTCCATTCTCTTCCAATACTGAGAGAGGGGAGGAAGGACTATTCGGATCGCTTATAGGGCTATAGCTATCGAGCTCCGCGGCCCAGAGTTTTTGGACAAAAGGAACAATGCCTTTTACCCAAGTGAAGCTCTCGCGCTCAAATAAAAACAAATCCGCGAAAGTGCCCTGTAGCTCCCGGGTGGAATCCGGGGCTAGAAACATGTCACAGAACTCACTTACATCATAACCGGTTGGCAAAGAAATTGGGGCCTCCCTCATATAAAAGTCTAACATTTTTCTTATTTCAGAAAGCACGGGTTCTTTATTATCACCCGAAATTCCATACGCTTTTAAAAGGTTGACAACCGGCTCGGGCAGTTCCACCCTTTCATTTAATAACATTTCAGTCATCTCCTTGGGCAGTTCCACCCCTTTAAAAAGGGACTCATAAACTGAAGAATGACAATCCAATTCAGGAAGGGAAAAATCCCGAATAAAAGAATGGACGTGAGAGATGCGATGCGACAATCGGTCGTTCATTTCGTAGGGTAACTCCATCTTTTGAAGCTCTGCTCCCGAAGAAAGGAGACTTATATTTTAGGGTGACGTTGGTTTTTCCAACGAAAAACAAGAACATTCTTTCATGAACTTCCATGACAAAATGCTAGTTGCCATTTTATGTAACGCATACACTGGCAGCGTTTGTCCCATCGACGAGGGCCAATGAGACTATAATACGCGTTTTCTGAGGAGCAACAACGGAAAAAAAATGGGGTAAAAAAAAAAGATACGAAATTCCAAGGAAGATATGGCTTCCACTTTTATATGCCTTATTGATTTCACTCAAAATTGGTTCGTTCCATAGAAATCAGACTTAGAAATAAAAGTCGAATGAGAAGCTTTGCAGAATGAATGCTGAAAC from Lolium rigidum isolate FL_2022 unplaced genomic scaffold, APGP_CSIRO_Lrig_0.1 contig_45457_1, whole genome shotgun sequence includes these protein-coding regions:
- the LOC124681500 gene encoding ATP synthase subunit a produces the protein MGQFYLSFTNLSLSMLLTVGLVLLLFFVVTKKGGGKSVPNALQSLVELIYDFVLNLVNEQIGGLSGNVKQKFFPRISVTFTFSLFRNPQGMIPFSFTVTSHFLITLALSFSIFIGITIVGFQRHGLHFFSFLLPAGVPLPLAPFLVLLELISYCFRALSLGIRLFANMMAGHSLVKILSGFAWTMLFLNNIFYFIGDLGPLFIVLALTGLELGVAISQAHVSTISICIYLNDAINLH